Proteins encoded in a region of the Moritella marina ATCC 15381 genome:
- the rlmB gene encoding 23S rRNA (guanosine(2251)-2'-O)-methyltransferase RlmB yields the protein MSSELIFGIHAVKSLLEHEPERFIEVYALKGREDDRLTPLLEELHNIGIAVQLVNRKTLDNKCDGGRHNGVLARVIEGKKLNEADLDTLLNRIEEKEEHPLLLILDGVTDPHNLGACLRSADAAGVHAVIVPKDKSVQLTSVVRKVACGAAETVPLIAVTNLARTMRELQERRVWIVGTAGEATQDLYQPKLTGPLAIAMGAEEKGLRRLTREHCDELISIPMAGSVSSLNVSVATGICLFEVVRQRQAK from the coding sequence ATGAGCAGTGAACTAATTTTCGGTATTCATGCAGTCAAATCATTACTGGAGCATGAACCAGAACGCTTCATTGAAGTATATGCATTGAAAGGTCGTGAAGATGACCGTCTAACACCACTATTAGAAGAATTACATAATATTGGTATTGCAGTGCAATTAGTTAACCGTAAAACACTTGATAACAAGTGTGACGGCGGCCGTCATAACGGTGTATTAGCACGCGTGATTGAAGGTAAAAAGTTAAACGAAGCAGATCTTGATACGTTACTTAACCGTATTGAAGAGAAAGAAGAGCATCCATTATTATTGATCCTTGATGGTGTTACTGATCCGCACAACCTAGGCGCTTGTCTACGTAGTGCTGATGCAGCTGGTGTACATGCTGTTATCGTACCAAAAGATAAATCAGTGCAACTGACATCTGTAGTACGTAAAGTAGCCTGTGGCGCAGCTGAAACAGTGCCACTGATTGCCGTGACGAACCTTGCACGTACTATGCGTGAACTACAAGAGCGTCGTGTTTGGATCGTGGGTACTGCTGGTGAAGCAACGCAAGATTTATATCAACCTAAACTAACAGGTCCATTAGCTATTGCGATGGGTGCTGAAGAGAAAGGTTTACGCCGTCTAACACGTGAACATTGTGATGAGCTTATTAGCATTCCAATGGCGGGTAGCGTTTCAAGCTTGAATGTATCAGTTGCGACTGGTATTTGCTTGTTTGAAGTTGTGCGTCAACGCCAAGCTAAATAA
- a CDS encoding RDD family protein yields the protein MQPEPSSSRQYVELATLAQRFQAAILDKIVFPTIMLVPFILGFDLLNLSAGIDENFTISFATQVKVSLLEILLFMALNSYLLKEYGQTLGKRIVGIAVVGENGQRLSLQDIIFKRYLPFWAVAYLPILGFVITISNFLAIFRGDKRRCLHDDLAKTLVVKMPKGSKIASNDVRVNSDGKSEASDVMDA from the coding sequence ATGCAACCTGAACCGTCATCATCTCGTCAATATGTTGAACTTGCGACGTTAGCTCAACGCTTTCAAGCAGCAATATTAGATAAAATCGTTTTTCCGACGATTATGTTAGTCCCATTTATTCTCGGTTTTGATTTACTCAATCTCAGCGCTGGAATCGATGAAAATTTTACCATTTCATTTGCTACTCAAGTCAAAGTTTCGTTACTTGAAATACTGCTATTTATGGCATTAAACAGCTACCTGTTAAAAGAATATGGCCAGACCTTAGGTAAACGTATTGTCGGTATTGCCGTTGTTGGTGAAAATGGCCAACGCCTAAGCTTACAAGACATTATTTTCAAGCGTTACTTACCATTTTGGGCTGTTGCTTATCTGCCTATTTTGGGCTTTGTTATTACAATCAGTAATTTCTTAGCTATTTTTAGAGGGGATAAACGCCGTTGCCTACATGATGACTTAGCGAAAACATTAGTCGTGAAGATGCCCAAAGGTAGCAAAATTGCCAGTAATGATGTGCGCGTAAACAGTGACGGTAAAAGTGAAGCGTCTGACGTGATGGATGCTTAA
- a CDS encoding GNAT family N-acetyltransferase has protein sequence MTWMCYRFSELSSMQLYDVLQLRAAIFVVEQDCPYQDIDGLDLHPETRHLLHYNSQGELLAYLRILAAGVSYPDVAIGRVVTAASARGQGLGHQLLERGINAAKSVWPAQDLYLSAQAHLQHYYQRYGFVTVTAEYLEDEIPHVGMRSKASAEHSRSS, from the coding sequence ATGACTTGGATGTGTTATCGGTTTAGTGAGTTGTCTAGTATGCAGCTTTATGATGTATTGCAGTTACGCGCGGCAATTTTTGTGGTTGAGCAAGATTGCCCTTATCAAGATATAGATGGTTTAGACCTTCACCCCGAGACGCGCCATTTACTGCATTATAATAGCCAAGGGGAGCTATTGGCTTATCTGCGTATATTGGCGGCAGGCGTGAGCTACCCTGATGTCGCAATTGGTCGAGTGGTGACTGCTGCGTCTGCACGTGGGCAGGGACTTGGTCATCAATTATTAGAGCGTGGTATTAATGCAGCCAAGTCTGTGTGGCCAGCACAAGACTTATACTTATCAGCGCAGGCTCATCTGCAACACTATTACCAGCGTTACGGTTTCGTTACTGTAACGGCAGAATATTTGGAAGATGAAATTCCCCACGTTGGAATGCGCTCGAAAGCGAGTGCTGAGCATTCGAGAAGCTCATAA
- the rpsF gene encoding 30S ribosomal protein S6 translates to MRHYEIVFMVHPDQSEQVTGMIERYSAVVTEANGTIHRLEDWGRRQLAYPINKLHKAHYVLMNIEAGQDVIDELENNFRFNDAVIRNMFLRTKSAVTEASPMAKAKEERREAPTAATEAPAAAE, encoded by the coding sequence ATGCGTCATTACGAAATCGTATTTATGGTTCACCCAGATCAGAGTGAACAAGTTACAGGCATGATTGAGCGTTATAGCGCAGTTGTGACTGAAGCAAATGGTACTATCCACCGTCTAGAAGACTGGGGTCGTCGCCAATTAGCATACCCAATCAACAAACTTCATAAAGCTCACTATGTTCTTATGAACATTGAAGCTGGCCAAGATGTTATTGATGAGCTAGAAAATAACTTCCGCTTTAACGACGCTGTTATCCGTAACATGTTCTTGCGTACTAAAAGTGCAGTTACTGAAGCTTCTCCAATGGCTAAAGCTAAAGAAGAACGCCGTGAAGCGCCAACTGCTGCTACTGAAGCACCAGCTGCTGCTGAATAA
- the rpsR gene encoding 30S ribosomal protein S18 yields MARFFRRRKFCRFTSEGVTEIDYKDIATLKNYVTESGKIVPSRITGTRAKYQRQLGRAIKRARYLSLLPYTDLHK; encoded by the coding sequence ATGGCACGTTTTTTCCGTCGTCGTAAATTCTGTCGTTTCACTTCTGAAGGTGTTACGGAGATTGATTATAAAGATATCGCTACGTTAAAAAACTACGTAACTGAAAGCGGTAAAATTGTACCAAGTCGTATTACTGGCACACGTGCTAAGTACCAACGTCAACTTGGTCGTGCGATTAAACGCGCACGTTACTTGTCTCTACTTCCATACACTGACTTACATAAGTAA